DNA from Devosia yakushimensis:
GCACGATGGAATTGCCCGTTATCGAGATGTGCAGCGCGAACGGCCCGGTGGCGGAGACGCGGGCGGGCCGGAAGCTGTTGTTTTCGAGCAGGTCATAAATGGCGATGCGCCATTCATGCACCTCGTCGGGATTGATCGAGGTGATGGTATTGGGGTCGAGCGTGACGGTGACCAGGCGATCGGTTTGTTTGACCTTCGTCTGGTTTTCCATCGAAATGCTCAATGGTTGAGCCGGATGGAGATGGACCGGCCATGGCCATCGAGGGCCTCCACCTCGGCAAGGGTGACGGCGGCCTCCCGGAGCGCGGCAAGCGAAGCGGGATCGCAGCGCAGCAATGACGTGCGCTTCATGAAATCGAGCACGCCGAGGCCCGAGGCAAAGCGGGCCGAGCGGGCGGTGGGCAGCACGTGATTGGAGCCGCCGACATAGTCGCCAATGGCTTCGGGCGTGTGATGACCCAGGAAGATCGCACCGGCATGGCGGATGGCGGGCAGGATGACATCGGGATCATCGAGCGCCAGTTCCACATGTTCGGAAGCGATGCGATTGGCGAGGGCGGCGGCTTCATCGAGCGAGGCGACGGTGATGACGGCGCCGAATTCGTCCCAACCCTCTCGGGCGATATCCTGCCTGGGCAAGAGGGAGAGCTGGCGATCGACTTCGGCTTCGACAGCGTCGGCCAGGCCCTTTTCGGTGGTGACGAGAATGGACTGGGCCCCGCCTCCGTGTTCGGCCTGGGCGATGAGATCGGCAGCGATCCAGGCCGGATTGGCCGAACCATCGGCAATGACGAGCACTTCGGAGGGACCGGCGATGGAATCGATGCCGACCTGGCCGAAGACCTGGCGCTTTGCGGCGGCGACATAGGCATTGCCGGGCCCGACAATCTTGTCGACGCGGCCGACCGTTTCAGTCCCATAAGCCAGAGCCGCAATAGCCTGGGCGCCGCCGATGCGGTAAATCTCGGTGACGCCGGCAATCTTGGCGGCCAGGAGGACGACGGCGCTGATCTGACCGCCCGGGGTGGGTACGGCCAGGGCGATACGCCCGACGCCGGCCAGCTTGGCGGGGACGGCGCCCATGATGACGGTGGATGGATATGTGGCGAGCCCACCCGGCACATAGATGCCCACGGCGTCGACCGGAGTCCAGCGCGTGCCCAGGGTGACGCCGAGCGCGTCCTGATAGATATGGTCGGTGGGCAGCTGCTTTTCGTGGTGCGCCTTGACGCGATCATGGGCGGTCTGCAGCGCCGCGCGGACCTCATCGGAGACGCGGGCGGAGGCGCGGTCGATTTCCTCGGGAGAAATCCGCAGGTCGGCAGCGGTGAAATGGGTGTGGTCGAACTTGTTGGTCAGCTCGACCACGGCATCGTCGCCGCGCGTGCGGACATCGGCGATGATGGCGGCGACGACATCGCCCACTTCCTGGCTGGCTTCACGCTTGCCGCCGAGCAGGGCCACAAAGCTCTGCTCGAAATCGGAACTGGCGCTATCGAGGCGGATCGGCATGGAATTCCTGTCGGTCTAGAATTGATCAGTCGAGAGTGTGGGCGGGTTTGGCAGCGGCGGCCCAGGCGGCGCCGAGATCGGACAGGCGCGCTTCAAGGCATTCGACGCCCAGGCGGACCGTGCCGCCGCCGGCAAAGCTGAGTTCGACCATGCCGGCGGGACCATCGAGGGGGATGAAGGAGATGGCCAGAAGGCTGAGCACACCATCATGGGCGTTGGGATCGAAGCCGGCGGTGACGACCGATTGCACGGCATCGAAATGCAGTGCCGCCCGCTTGCGGACACCCTTGCCACGCGGTTTGTCGCTTTCCCAATCGTAGCGGTTCATCAGCAGGGCAAAACGCCGGTCGCCGCGGGCGTAGCCCATATCGGCCACCCGCACCACGGCGTCCTGCACATGGGCGGAGATTACATCAAGATCTTCGGTATCAAGCGCCATAAGCTTGAGATCGGTCATGGTATTGGCGGCCCTTTTTGCGTCGAGACGACCCTATCTGGTCACGCTGCACCCGATCTACAAGTTTGGCGGGGTGGGAGCAATGCGGGTGGGCAAAAAAGGGCATGCCGAAATGCCGCCCTGGGAGAGTCCTTGCGGGCTTTGCTGGAGC
Protein-coding regions in this window:
- a CDS encoding DUF2948 family protein — protein: MTDLKLMALDTEDLDVISAHVQDAVVRVADMGYARGDRRFALLMNRYDWESDKPRGKGVRKRAALHFDAVQSVVTAGFDPNAHDGVLSLLAISFIPLDGPAGMVELSFAGGGTVRLGVECLEARLSDLGAAWAAAAKPAHTLD
- the hisD gene encoding histidinol dehydrogenase, whose amino-acid sequence is MPIRLDSASSDFEQSFVALLGGKREASQEVGDVVAAIIADVRTRGDDAVVELTNKFDHTHFTAADLRISPEEIDRASARVSDEVRAALQTAHDRVKAHHEKQLPTDHIYQDALGVTLGTRWTPVDAVGIYVPGGLATYPSTVIMGAVPAKLAGVGRIALAVPTPGGQISAVVLLAAKIAGVTEIYRIGGAQAIAALAYGTETVGRVDKIVGPGNAYVAAAKRQVFGQVGIDSIAGPSEVLVIADGSANPAWIAADLIAQAEHGGGAQSILVTTEKGLADAVEAEVDRQLSLLPRQDIAREGWDEFGAVITVASLDEAAALANRIASEHVELALDDPDVILPAIRHAGAIFLGHHTPEAIGDYVGGSNHVLPTARSARFASGLGVLDFMKRTSLLRCDPASLAALREAAVTLAEVEALDGHGRSISIRLNH